In Odocoileus virginianus isolate 20LAN1187 ecotype Illinois chromosome 5, Ovbor_1.2, whole genome shotgun sequence, a single window of DNA contains:
- the HEYL gene encoding hairy/enhancer-of-split related with YRPW motif-like protein isoform X3 has protein sequence MARPLSTPSPSQMQARKKRRGIIEKRRRDRINSSLSELRRLVPTAFEKQGSSKLEKAEVLQMTVDHLKMLHATGGTGFFDARALAVDFRSIGFRECLTEVIRYLGVLEGPSSRADPVRIRLLSHLNSYAAEMEPSPTPAGPLAFPAWPWSFFHSCPGLSAPSNQLAILGRVPGPMLPNASSLAYPIPALRAAPLRRAAGAILPARRNLLPSRGASSARRARPLERPAAPLPTAPGGRATRSSHVAPLLRSPSPVPPGVVVSPAYVAVPGPRPSSPGPAGRPAGAMLCRSWVSEITEVGAF, from the exons ATGGCCCGGCCGCTGTCCACCCCCAGCCCTTCACAAATGCAAGCCAGGAAGAAACGCAGAGGG ATCATAGAGAAACGGCGCCGGGACCGCATCAACAGCAGCCTTTCTGAACTGCGGCGCTTGGTCCCCACTGCCTTTGAGAAGCAG GGTTCCTCCAAGTTGGAGAAAGCCGAGGTCCTGCAGATGACGGTAGATCACTTGAAAATGCTCCACGCCACTGGAGGCACAG GATTCTTTGATGCCCGAGCCCTGGCGGTCGACTTCCGGAGCATCGGTTTTCGGGAGTGCCTCACCGAGGTCATCAGGTACCTGGGGGTCCTGGAAGGACCCAGCAGCCGTGCAGACCCAGTGCGGATCCGCCTTCTCTCCCACCTCAACAGCTATGCAGCCGAGATGGAGCCTTCACCCACGCCTGCCGGCCCCCTGGCCTTCCCTGCCTGGCCCTGGTCCTTCTTCCACAGCTGTCCCGGGCTCTCTGCCCCGAGCAACCAGCTCGCCATCCTAGGAAGAGTGCCCGGCCCCATGCTTCCCAATGCCTCCTCTCTGGCTTACCCCATCCCGGCCCTCCGAGCAGCCCCCTTGCGCAGAGCTGCTGGCGCCATCCTGCCAGCCCGGAGGAATTTGCTGCCCAGTCGAGGGGCATCTTCAGCCCGGAGGGCCCGCCCCCTAGAGAGGCCAGCTGCCCCCCTGCCTACGGCCCCTGGTGGCAGGGCCACCAGGAGCAGCCACGTGGCACCCCTTCTTCGGTCTCCTTCCCCTGTCCCCCCTGGTGTGGTGGTGTCTCCTGCTTATGTGGCTGTTCCTGGCCCCAGACCTTCTTCCCCAGGGCCAGCTGGGAGGCCAGCAGGAGCTATGCTCTGTCGCTCCTGGGTCTCCGAGATCACTGAAGTCGGGGCTTTCTGA
- the HEYL gene encoding hairy/enhancer-of-split related with YRPW motif-like protein isoform X1 — MNQRREIGVRELGQWELASVLPRICSLVSDLPGHTKSMGRMEDGRRDRLWAVRAPEQGEVTHNQMCKEGFLKAVAFGLWHKGSMARPLSTPSPSQMQARKKRRGIIEKRRRDRINSSLSELRRLVPTAFEKQGSSKLEKAEVLQMTVDHLKMLHATGGTGFFDARALAVDFRSIGFRECLTEVIRYLGVLEGPSSRADPVRIRLLSHLNSYAAEMEPSPTPAGPLAFPAWPWSFFHSCPGLSAPSNQLAILGRVPGPMLPNASSLAYPIPALRAAPLRRAAGAILPARRNLLPSRGASSARRARPLERPAAPLPTAPGGRATRSSHVAPLLRSPSPVPPGVVVSPAYVAVPGPRPSSPGPAGRPAGAMLCRSWVSEITEVGAF; from the exons ATGAATCAGAGGCGTGAAATTGGTGTCAGAGAGCTAGGCCAATGGGAGCTGGCTTCTGTCCTCCCAAGAATTTGCAGCCTGGTCAGTGACCTGCCAGGTCACACAAAGTCCATGGGCAGGATGGAAGATGGAAGGAGAGACAGACTGTGGGCTGTGAGGGCACCTGAACAGGGAGAGGTCACTCACAACCAAATGTGCAAGGAGGGCTTCCTGAAGGCAGTGGCATTTGGACTATGGCATAAAGGATCG ATGGCCCGGCCGCTGTCCACCCCCAGCCCTTCACAAATGCAAGCCAGGAAGAAACGCAGAGGG ATCATAGAGAAACGGCGCCGGGACCGCATCAACAGCAGCCTTTCTGAACTGCGGCGCTTGGTCCCCACTGCCTTTGAGAAGCAG GGTTCCTCCAAGTTGGAGAAAGCCGAGGTCCTGCAGATGACGGTAGATCACTTGAAAATGCTCCACGCCACTGGAGGCACAG GATTCTTTGATGCCCGAGCCCTGGCGGTCGACTTCCGGAGCATCGGTTTTCGGGAGTGCCTCACCGAGGTCATCAGGTACCTGGGGGTCCTGGAAGGACCCAGCAGCCGTGCAGACCCAGTGCGGATCCGCCTTCTCTCCCACCTCAACAGCTATGCAGCCGAGATGGAGCCTTCACCCACGCCTGCCGGCCCCCTGGCCTTCCCTGCCTGGCCCTGGTCCTTCTTCCACAGCTGTCCCGGGCTCTCTGCCCCGAGCAACCAGCTCGCCATCCTAGGAAGAGTGCCCGGCCCCATGCTTCCCAATGCCTCCTCTCTGGCTTACCCCATCCCGGCCCTCCGAGCAGCCCCCTTGCGCAGAGCTGCTGGCGCCATCCTGCCAGCCCGGAGGAATTTGCTGCCCAGTCGAGGGGCATCTTCAGCCCGGAGGGCCCGCCCCCTAGAGAGGCCAGCTGCCCCCCTGCCTACGGCCCCTGGTGGCAGGGCCACCAGGAGCAGCCACGTGGCACCCCTTCTTCGGTCTCCTTCCCCTGTCCCCCCTGGTGTGGTGGTGTCTCCTGCTTATGTGGCTGTTCCTGGCCCCAGACCTTCTTCCCCAGGGCCAGCTGGGAGGCCAGCAGGAGCTATGCTCTGTCGCTCCTGGGTCTCCGAGATCACTGAAGTCGGGGCTTTCTGA
- the HEYL gene encoding hairy/enhancer-of-split related with YRPW motif-like protein isoform X2: protein MKRPREPSGSDSESDGPIDVGREGELSQMARPLSTPSPSQMQARKKRRGIIEKRRRDRINSSLSELRRLVPTAFEKQGSSKLEKAEVLQMTVDHLKMLHATGGTGFFDARALAVDFRSIGFRECLTEVIRYLGVLEGPSSRADPVRIRLLSHLNSYAAEMEPSPTPAGPLAFPAWPWSFFHSCPGLSAPSNQLAILGRVPGPMLPNASSLAYPIPALRAAPLRRAAGAILPARRNLLPSRGASSARRARPLERPAAPLPTAPGGRATRSSHVAPLLRSPSPVPPGVVVSPAYVAVPGPRPSSPGPAGRPAGAMLCRSWVSEITEVGAF, encoded by the exons ATGAAGCGGCCCCGGGAGCCGAGCGGCTCCGACAGCGAGTCCGACGGACCCATCGACGTGGGCCGCGAAGGCGAGCTGAG cCAGATGGCCCGGCCGCTGTCCACCCCCAGCCCTTCACAAATGCAAGCCAGGAAGAAACGCAGAGGG ATCATAGAGAAACGGCGCCGGGACCGCATCAACAGCAGCCTTTCTGAACTGCGGCGCTTGGTCCCCACTGCCTTTGAGAAGCAG GGTTCCTCCAAGTTGGAGAAAGCCGAGGTCCTGCAGATGACGGTAGATCACTTGAAAATGCTCCACGCCACTGGAGGCACAG GATTCTTTGATGCCCGAGCCCTGGCGGTCGACTTCCGGAGCATCGGTTTTCGGGAGTGCCTCACCGAGGTCATCAGGTACCTGGGGGTCCTGGAAGGACCCAGCAGCCGTGCAGACCCAGTGCGGATCCGCCTTCTCTCCCACCTCAACAGCTATGCAGCCGAGATGGAGCCTTCACCCACGCCTGCCGGCCCCCTGGCCTTCCCTGCCTGGCCCTGGTCCTTCTTCCACAGCTGTCCCGGGCTCTCTGCCCCGAGCAACCAGCTCGCCATCCTAGGAAGAGTGCCCGGCCCCATGCTTCCCAATGCCTCCTCTCTGGCTTACCCCATCCCGGCCCTCCGAGCAGCCCCCTTGCGCAGAGCTGCTGGCGCCATCCTGCCAGCCCGGAGGAATTTGCTGCCCAGTCGAGGGGCATCTTCAGCCCGGAGGGCCCGCCCCCTAGAGAGGCCAGCTGCCCCCCTGCCTACGGCCCCTGGTGGCAGGGCCACCAGGAGCAGCCACGTGGCACCCCTTCTTCGGTCTCCTTCCCCTGTCCCCCCTGGTGTGGTGGTGTCTCCTGCTTATGTGGCTGTTCCTGGCCCCAGACCTTCTTCCCCAGGGCCAGCTGGGAGGCCAGCAGGAGCTATGCTCTGTCGCTCCTGGGTCTCCGAGATCACTGAAGTCGGGGCTTTCTGA